One Rossellomorea aquimaris DNA window includes the following coding sequences:
- a CDS encoding glutathionylspermidine synthase family protein has product MIASHREKRNSFYQSIPEFWHDLYDMEYSLLDIKMESSDTISAIHEASQRVYTIYQKSADLLRELEDDTLLELGFPKESLTYIRFKSIPQECIVGRFDFVVSGGEIKLLEFNSDTPTFIKELYHVNEKVCQYFGCSNPNEGFEAGLAKELKRALLSSWKSLQREGEPKIVFTSHQDHEEDYLTTKYLQKLSGVPSEYVSLDGLQIREDGLYTPQGVRIDVLYRPTYPVEHLIDDRDPLTEEYVGLDLIQMVLEKKVAILNPPSAFLLQSKGVQALIWGLHEASSSFFTDEEHQWIERYFLPTYLDSDHFEKNGITYVQKPAFGREGDTVKIMEATGKILLEDKKETYKQTLPIFQQFIPLPVAEIKTDEGIKDASLMVGSFIINGTAGAIGIRAGNAITDNESYFLPVGLQEK; this is encoded by the coding sequence ATGATAGCCTCTCACCGTGAAAAAAGAAACTCGTTCTATCAGAGCATTCCGGAATTTTGGCATGATTTGTATGACATGGAGTACTCGTTATTGGATATTAAGATGGAATCAAGTGACACGATTTCAGCGATTCATGAAGCATCCCAAAGAGTCTACACTATTTATCAAAAAAGTGCAGATCTGCTTCGTGAGCTGGAGGATGATACCCTTCTGGAGCTTGGTTTTCCAAAGGAATCTCTTACCTATATAAGATTTAAGTCCATTCCTCAAGAGTGCATTGTTGGTCGCTTTGATTTCGTTGTAAGTGGTGGGGAAATCAAGCTATTAGAGTTTAATAGCGACACCCCTACCTTTATCAAAGAGCTTTATCATGTGAATGAAAAGGTTTGTCAGTATTTCGGGTGTTCAAATCCTAATGAGGGATTCGAGGCGGGATTAGCGAAGGAGCTAAAGAGGGCACTCTTATCTTCCTGGAAGTCTTTGCAACGGGAAGGCGAACCTAAGATCGTCTTCACCTCTCACCAGGATCACGAAGAGGATTACCTGACAACAAAGTATCTACAAAAACTTTCAGGTGTGCCGTCTGAATATGTAAGCCTGGATGGGCTGCAAATTCGAGAGGATGGTCTCTATACTCCTCAAGGGGTGCGGATCGATGTATTGTACCGGCCGACGTATCCTGTCGAACATCTCATTGATGATAGGGACCCTCTCACAGAAGAATATGTAGGCTTGGACCTGATACAAATGGTTTTGGAAAAAAAGGTTGCCATCTTGAATCCACCCTCAGCTTTTTTACTCCAGTCTAAAGGAGTTCAAGCACTTATATGGGGTCTCCATGAAGCAAGTAGTTCCTTCTTTACAGATGAGGAACATCAATGGATCGAACGATACTTTCTTCCAACCTACTTAGATTCTGATCACTTCGAGAAAAATGGGATCACCTATGTTCAAAAGCCTGCATTTGGCCGTGAAGGAGATACGGTCAAAATCATGGAAGCTACAGGAAAGATCCTCTTAGAAGATAAAAAAGAAACCTATAAGCAGACCCTTCCAATATTCCAACAATTTATCCCTCTGCCTGTTGCGGAGATTAAGACGGATGAAGGAATAAAGGATGCAAGCTTGATGGTAGGCAGTTTCATTATTAATGGTACGGCCGGTGCAATCGGAATAAGGGCTGGAAACGCCATCACCGATAACGAATCATACTTTCTGCCTGTAGGGTTACAGGAGAAATAA
- a CDS encoding ion channel, whose product MIIFQRLWKQITKMDFGFILLLSLIIILLGTFGSHFLEPETFPSLFDGFWWTMTTLTTVGYGDYFPVSVGGRLLGIFLFIFGIGIIGVLISKTVDSITTFQKFKREGKLVYTYENHYIYINWSKKTERAIEEILVHVPDAEIVLIDMLPITPIEHEQVHFIQGDPSDENVLLKANIFEAKRVAIFSDSKIEDPSLIDGKTLLIASAVEGLSKTHEKAVHTIVEVSEDRHIPKFQHIAVEDFILSNDSVSLLMAKATLHPGTTNLFRQLLSKRYGNNIHEFSVKENWKTIKQASEELLEKGAILLAVNDNMDFTDAMNRDLHADDVLYVVCHDRVYEQLNQ is encoded by the coding sequence ATGATTATATTCCAAAGGCTTTGGAAACAGATTACGAAGATGGACTTCGGTTTCATTCTTCTATTATCCCTGATTATTATCCTGTTGGGAACCTTTGGCAGCCATTTTTTGGAGCCTGAGACATTCCCGTCGCTTTTTGATGGGTTTTGGTGGACGATGACGACCTTGACCACTGTCGGATACGGAGATTATTTTCCCGTTTCGGTGGGAGGAAGGTTATTGGGAATCTTCCTATTCATCTTTGGGATCGGTATTATCGGGGTGTTAATCAGTAAAACTGTTGATTCCATTACCACATTTCAGAAATTCAAGAGGGAGGGAAAGTTAGTGTATACATATGAAAATCATTATATCTACATCAATTGGTCGAAGAAAACAGAGAGAGCCATTGAAGAAATTCTTGTTCATGTGCCAGATGCTGAAATCGTTCTCATTGACATGCTTCCCATCACACCGATTGAGCATGAGCAGGTTCATTTCATTCAAGGCGATCCTTCAGATGAAAACGTATTACTGAAAGCCAATATCTTTGAGGCAAAACGAGTGGCGATTTTCTCCGATTCAAAGATTGAAGACCCTTCCCTTATTGATGGGAAAACCTTATTAATTGCATCTGCCGTTGAGGGATTATCGAAGACGCATGAGAAAGCAGTCCATACGATCGTGGAAGTGTCTGAAGATCGTCATATTCCGAAATTCCAGCATATTGCGGTTGAGGATTTTATTTTATCGAATGATTCTGTATCCCTACTGATGGCAAAAGCGACCCTTCATCCTGGAACGACCAATTTATTCAGACAGTTACTCAGTAAACGATACGGCAATAATATTCATGAATTCAGTGTAAAAGAGAATTGGAAAACCATCAAGCAGGCTTCTGAGGAGCTGCTTGAAAAGGGAGCTATTCTGCTCGCTGTGAATGATAATATGGATTTCACCGATGCCATGAACCGGGATCTGCATGCTGATGACGTACTTTATGTCGTATGTCATGACAGAGTGTACGAACAATTAAATCAATAA
- a CDS encoding adenylosuccinate synthase, with the protein MSSVVVVGTQWGDEGKGKITDFLSEHAEVIARYQGGNNAGHTIKFDGETYKLHLIPSGIFYNEKTSVIGNGMVVDPKALVKELKYLHDRDVKTDNLRISNRAHVILPYHLKLDEIDEERKGANKIGTTKKGIGPAYMDKAARVGIRIADLLDRQSFEEKLARNLEEKNRLFEKFYETEGFNIEDILDEYYEYGQQIKHYVVDTSVVLNDAIDNGRRVLFEGAQGVMLDIDQGTYPFVTSSNPVAGGVTIGSGVGPTKINHVVGVSKAYTTRVGDGPFPTELTNEIGDRIREVGREYGTTTGRPRRVGWFDSVVVRHARRVSGLTDLSLNSIDVLTGIENLKICVAYKYKGEVMEEFPANLNILAECEPVYEELPGWTEDITECKTLTDLPENARHYLERVSQLTGIPLSIFSVGPDRSQTNVVRSVWSPI; encoded by the coding sequence ATGTCTTCAGTAGTAGTAGTAGGTACGCAATGGGGAGACGAAGGAAAAGGAAAGATCACTGACTTCCTTTCTGAACATGCAGAAGTTATCGCGCGTTACCAAGGTGGGAACAACGCGGGTCATACGATTAAGTTTGACGGAGAAACATATAAATTACACTTAATTCCATCAGGTATTTTCTATAACGAAAAAACATCCGTAATCGGAAATGGGATGGTTGTCGATCCTAAAGCTCTTGTGAAAGAGTTAAAGTATCTTCACGATCGCGATGTGAAAACAGACAACCTGCGAATCAGCAACCGTGCACATGTGATTCTTCCATATCACTTAAAGCTTGATGAAATTGATGAAGAACGCAAAGGTGCCAATAAAATCGGTACAACGAAAAAAGGAATCGGTCCTGCTTATATGGATAAAGCAGCACGTGTCGGAATCCGTATCGCAGATCTTCTGGATCGTCAATCTTTTGAAGAAAAGCTTGCTCGTAACCTGGAAGAGAAAAACCGCCTTTTTGAAAAATTCTATGAAACAGAAGGTTTCAACATTGAAGATATTCTGGATGAGTACTATGAGTACGGTCAACAAATTAAGCACTATGTTGTGGACACATCCGTTGTATTAAACGATGCCATCGATAACGGCCGCCGCGTTTTATTTGAAGGAGCTCAAGGGGTAATGCTTGATATCGATCAAGGTACATATCCATTCGTTACTTCTTCCAACCCGGTAGCTGGTGGGGTGACAATCGGTTCAGGAGTAGGCCCGACAAAAATCAACCACGTAGTCGGAGTATCAAAAGCATACACAACCCGTGTTGGGGACGGACCTTTCCCGACGGAACTGACGAACGAAATCGGAGACAGAATCCGTGAAGTAGGACGTGAGTACGGAACAACAACTGGACGCCCTCGCCGTGTCGGCTGGTTCGACAGCGTGGTTGTACGTCATGCCCGTCGTGTTAGTGGTTTAACAGATCTTTCATTAAATTCGATCGATGTATTAACTGGAATCGAAAATTTAAAAATCTGTGTAGCTTACAAATACAAAGGTGAAGTCATGGAAGAGTTTCCTGCTAACCTGAACATTCTAGCAGAATGTGAACCAGTGTATGAAGAACTTCCAGGATGGACAGAAGACATTACAGAATGTAAAACGTTAACGGACCTGCCAGAGAATGCACGTCACTACTTAGAGCGCGTATCTCAATTAACTGGTATCCCTCTTTCCATCTTCTCAGTTGGTCCGGACCGCTCTCAAACAAATGTAGTTCGCAGTGTGTGGAGCCCGATTTAA
- a CDS encoding ABC transporter ATP-binding protein has protein sequence MIKRFFRYYQPHRRLFYLDFACAVLVGLLELGFPMAVSWFIDSLLPEGNWSTILAVSAGLLVLYLLSSSMQFVVNYWGHKLGINIETDMRRELFHHVQRQSFRFFDNTKTGHIMSRVTNDLMDIGELAHHGPEDLFIAVMTFIGAFWIMLTINMELALVAIIIVPFLVWLISYSNIKMNKAWTKMYGNIADVNSRVEDSVSGARVVQSFTNEPYEMERFNQNNQFFRKSKLKAYNVMSVNLSGIYITTRLMTLIILVYGAWLSFSGVLSYGELVAFILYINVLFKPIDKISALLELYPKGMAGFKRFTELMDMEPDIENRPHAIEVPTLRGDIAFEDVTFGYESNRPILRDLSFIIQSGQTVAFVGPSGAGKTTICSLIPRFYDIEEGAITIDGIDIREMTKESLRAQIGIVQQDVFLFTGTLRENIAYGKLDATQEEIEEATRRAHLTDLIASLPDGYDTQIGERGLKLSGGQKQRLSIARMFLKNPRILILDEATSALDTETEAIIQEALNELAKDRTTLVIAHRLATIRKADRILVVTENGIAEDGPHEELLSKEDGIFTRLHAHQHATIL, from the coding sequence ATGATTAAACGTTTCTTCCGTTATTACCAACCTCATCGGCGGCTTTTTTACCTTGATTTTGCCTGTGCCGTGTTGGTTGGTCTTTTAGAATTAGGGTTTCCCATGGCTGTTTCATGGTTTATCGACTCCCTATTGCCTGAGGGAAACTGGAGTACCATTTTGGCCGTTTCTGCCGGCCTTCTTGTTCTGTACCTACTCAGTTCCAGTATGCAGTTTGTCGTGAACTATTGGGGGCATAAGCTCGGGATCAATATCGAAACGGATATGAGAAGGGAATTGTTTCACCATGTTCAACGACAATCCTTCCGCTTCTTTGATAACACGAAAACGGGTCATATTATGAGTCGTGTGACAAACGATCTGATGGACATAGGGGAACTTGCCCATCACGGACCTGAAGATCTGTTCATCGCGGTCATGACCTTCATTGGTGCATTTTGGATCATGCTTACAATTAATATGGAGCTTGCCCTTGTTGCTATTATTATTGTTCCATTTCTTGTGTGGCTTATTTCTTATTCGAATATAAAAATGAATAAAGCCTGGACAAAAATGTACGGAAATATCGCCGATGTAAACAGCCGCGTTGAAGACAGCGTTTCCGGGGCGCGGGTGGTTCAATCATTCACGAATGAGCCTTATGAAATGGAAAGATTCAATCAAAATAATCAATTCTTCCGAAAATCCAAACTGAAAGCCTATAATGTGATGAGCGTGAATTTATCCGGAATCTACATTACGACTCGATTGATGACCTTGATCATTCTAGTATATGGAGCCTGGTTAAGCTTTTCCGGGGTGCTCTCTTATGGGGAACTCGTTGCCTTTATTCTTTATATCAATGTACTGTTTAAACCGATCGACAAGATATCAGCCCTCCTTGAGTTATATCCGAAAGGAATGGCCGGTTTTAAAAGGTTCACGGAGCTCATGGATATGGAACCTGATATTGAAAACCGTCCACATGCCATAGAAGTTCCCACTCTACGTGGAGATATTGCTTTTGAAGACGTTACGTTTGGTTATGAGTCAAACCGTCCTATTCTAAGGGATTTATCCTTTATCATTCAATCAGGACAGACCGTGGCGTTTGTTGGACCTTCAGGTGCAGGGAAAACAACGATCTGCTCCTTGATTCCACGCTTCTATGATATTGAAGAAGGGGCCATCACTATTGATGGCATCGATATCAGGGAAATGACGAAGGAGTCCCTGCGTGCTCAAATAGGAATCGTTCAGCAGGATGTATTCTTATTCACCGGGACTCTTCGGGAAAATATCGCCTATGGAAAACTTGATGCTACACAGGAAGAGATTGAAGAGGCAACGAGACGTGCTCATCTTACCGATCTCATTGCATCCCTTCCAGACGGATATGATACCCAAATCGGGGAAAGAGGACTGAAGCTGTCCGGTGGTCAAAAGCAGCGCTTATCCATCGCCCGTATGTTCCTGAAGAATCCGCGAATCTTGATTCTGGATGAAGCCACTTCCGCTCTTGATACGGAAACGGAAGCAATCATCCAAGAGGCTTTGAATGAACTGGCTAAAGACCGGACCACGCTTGTCATTGCCCACCGATTGGCGACGATCCGTAAGGCTGACCGCATTCTGGTCGTCACCGAAAACGGCATCGCTGAAGATGGTCCTCATGAGGAACTGCTCTCTAAAGAGGACGGTATCTTTACAAGACTTCATGCTCATCAGCATGCAACCATTCTATAA
- the dnaB gene encoding replicative DNA helicase: MNEVFQDRIPPQNIEAEQAVLGAIFLEPSALTTTSELLIPEDFYRHSHQKIYNVMLNLGDGGKAVDLITVTEELAAAKELEDVGGVAYLSELAASVPTAANIEYYAKIVEEKSLLRRLIRTATDIASDGYAREDEVDSLLSEAEKNIMEVAQRKNAGAFHNIKDVLVRTYDNIETLTNRKGDVTGISTGFADLDHMTAGFQRNDLIIVGARPSMGKTAFALNIAQNVAVKAKENVAIFSLEMGAEQLVMRMLCAEGNINAQNLRTGDLTDEDWRKLTMAMGSLSNAGIYIDDTPGIKVGEIRSKCRRLAQEHGLGMILIDYLQLIQGSGRSGENRQQEVSEISRSLKGLARELEVPVIALSQLSRGVEQRQDKRPMMSDIRESGSIEQDADIVAFLYREDYYDKEAENKNIIEIIIAKQRNGPVGNVSLAFVKEYNKFVNLERRFDDAPA; this comes from the coding sequence ATGAATGAAGTGTTCCAGGATCGGATTCCACCTCAGAATATTGAGGCAGAACAAGCGGTATTAGGTGCTATTTTCCTAGAGCCCAGCGCGTTAACGACTACATCAGAATTATTGATTCCAGAGGATTTTTATCGTCATTCTCATCAAAAAATATACAATGTCATGCTGAATTTGGGTGACGGGGGAAAAGCCGTCGACTTAATTACGGTGACAGAGGAGCTTGCAGCAGCGAAAGAGCTTGAAGATGTTGGAGGGGTCGCTTACTTAAGTGAGCTTGCAGCCTCAGTTCCGACGGCCGCGAATATTGAATATTACGCAAAGATCGTGGAAGAAAAATCTTTACTGAGACGATTGATCCGTACAGCGACTGATATTGCTTCTGACGGATATGCCCGCGAGGATGAAGTCGACAGCCTTTTGAGTGAAGCGGAAAAAAACATCATGGAAGTCGCCCAGCGTAAAAATGCCGGGGCCTTCCATAATATTAAAGATGTCCTTGTCAGAACCTATGACAACATCGAAACCTTAACGAATCGTAAGGGGGACGTAACAGGGATTTCAACGGGGTTTGCAGACCTTGACCATATGACGGCAGGATTCCAACGAAATGACTTGATCATTGTGGGAGCCCGTCCTTCCATGGGTAAAACAGCCTTCGCCCTGAATATCGCTCAAAACGTAGCCGTAAAAGCGAAAGAAAATGTCGCGATCTTCTCCCTGGAGATGGGAGCTGAGCAGCTCGTTATGCGTATGCTTTGTGCAGAGGGCAATATTAATGCCCAAAACCTTCGAACAGGTGATTTAACCGACGAAGACTGGAGAAAGCTTACGATGGCAATGGGAAGCCTCTCGAATGCCGGTATATATATCGATGATACGCCTGGTATTAAAGTGGGGGAAATTCGTTCGAAATGCCGACGTCTCGCCCAAGAGCACGGCCTTGGAATGATCCTCATTGACTACTTGCAGCTGATCCAGGGGAGCGGGCGTTCAGGAGAAAACCGTCAGCAGGAGGTTTCTGAAATCTCCCGTTCTCTTAAAGGACTGGCCCGTGAACTTGAAGTACCGGTTATTGCCTTATCCCAGCTCTCCCGTGGTGTGGAGCAGCGTCAAGATAAACGTCCGATGATGTCTGATATTCGTGAATCAGGAAGTATTGAGCAGGATGCGGATATCGTAGCCTTCTTATACCGTGAAGATTACTATGATAAAGAAGCGGAAAACAAAAATATTATCGAAATCATCATTGCCAAGCAACGTAACGGTCCGGTTGGAAACGTGTCCCTTGCGTTTGTGAAGGAATACAATAAATTCGTGAATCTCGAGCGGCGATTTGACGACGCTCCGGCTTAA
- the rplI gene encoding 50S ribosomal protein L9 yields MKVIFLKDVKGKGKKGEVKNVADGYAHNFLLKKGLAVEATNANMGQLEGQKKKEEQLAQEELEEAKRLKATLEEITVEMKAKSGEGGRLFGSITSKQIADALKKAHDIKIDKRKIEMNDAIRALGYTNVPVKLHTDVSATLKVHVTEE; encoded by the coding sequence ATGAAAGTAATTTTCTTAAAAGACGTTAAAGGTAAAGGGAAAAAAGGAGAAGTAAAAAATGTAGCAGATGGCTATGCACATAACTTCTTATTAAAAAAAGGCTTGGCCGTTGAAGCAACAAATGCAAACATGGGTCAGCTTGAGGGTCAAAAGAAGAAAGAAGAGCAACTGGCTCAGGAAGAATTGGAAGAAGCAAAAAGATTAAAAGCGACGTTAGAAGAAATCACGGTTGAAATGAAAGCAAAATCCGGTGAAGGCGGTCGTTTATTCGGTTCCATCACAAGTAAGCAAATTGCGGATGCGTTGAAAAAAGCACATGACATCAAAATTGATAAACGTAAAATTGAAATGAACGATGCCATTCGTGCCCTTGGCTATACGAATGTCCCTGTGAAGCTTCATACGGACGTTTCAGCAACCTTAAAGGTACATGTAACAGAAGAGTAA
- a CDS encoding DHH family phosphoesterase — protein MPSYFNKRMIRYPLYGLAILTALLLVSVSFYQWIISLIGLIVFGIVYFLAFYFERRSHEETEEYISTLSYRVKRVGEEALMEMPIGIMLINDEYYIEWTNPFLASCFNEDTVVGRSLYDVAESLVPLIKQEVDSEIVTINERKYHVVLKLKEKLLYFFDVTEQKEIEKQYHDERTNIGIIFLDNYDELTQGMDDQTRSSLNSLVTSILNKWAKEYGVFLKRVSSERFIAVINEKILQVLEKEKFGILDDVRDTTSKQNVPLTLSIGVGTGVSSLPELGTLAQSSLDLALGRGGDQVAIKQTNGKVKFYGGKTNPMEKRTRVRARVISHALKETMIESDKVIIMGHKHPDMDAIGAAIGIRKVAQMNQREGYVVLNFNEIDNGVKRLMKEIKVNSDLHSRFITPEEALEMATEDTLLVVVDTHKPSMVIEERLLNKMDKVVVIDHHRRGEDFIKNPLLVYMEPYASSTAELVTELLEYQPKHEKITMLEATSLLAGIIVDTKSFTLRTGSRTFDAASYLRAQGADTVLVQKFLKEDVDTYIKRSRLIESVKFFREGVAIAKAEDDVIYDPVLIAQAADTLLTMDEVIASFVISKRDPETIGISARSLGDVNVQIIMENLNGGGHLTNAATQIKQASVSEAEEQLKEALNDYFEGRKEI, from the coding sequence ATGCCATCTTATTTTAATAAGCGAATGATCCGCTACCCATTGTACGGTCTTGCTATATTAACAGCTCTATTGTTAGTATCGGTTTCCTTTTACCAATGGATCATTTCGTTAATAGGGTTGATTGTCTTTGGAATCGTGTATTTTCTCGCTTTCTATTTTGAGAGAAGATCGCACGAAGAAACAGAGGAGTACATCTCCACTCTATCCTATCGTGTAAAGCGCGTGGGAGAAGAGGCATTAATGGAGATGCCCATTGGGATCATGCTGATCAATGATGAATATTACATAGAATGGACGAATCCTTTTCTGGCCTCTTGTTTTAATGAAGACACAGTCGTTGGAAGATCCTTATACGATGTGGCAGAATCTCTTGTTCCATTAATCAAGCAGGAAGTAGATTCAGAAATTGTGACGATTAATGAGAGAAAGTATCATGTCGTATTGAAGCTCAAAGAAAAACTTCTCTATTTCTTTGATGTCACGGAACAAAAAGAAATAGAGAAGCAATATCACGATGAACGCACGAATATTGGAATCATCTTTCTAGATAACTATGATGAATTAACACAAGGGATGGACGACCAAACAAGAAGCAGCTTAAATAGTTTAGTGACGTCCATTCTGAATAAATGGGCAAAAGAATATGGCGTGTTCTTGAAGCGGGTCTCTTCTGAGAGGTTCATAGCCGTCATTAATGAGAAGATCCTTCAAGTATTAGAGAAGGAAAAGTTCGGTATATTGGATGATGTCCGGGATACCACTTCCAAGCAAAATGTTCCCCTTACCTTAAGTATTGGAGTGGGGACTGGCGTATCTTCCCTGCCTGAACTGGGAACTCTCGCTCAATCAAGCCTGGATCTCGCCTTAGGTCGTGGAGGAGATCAGGTGGCCATTAAGCAAACCAATGGAAAGGTTAAATTCTATGGTGGAAAAACCAATCCAATGGAAAAACGTACCCGGGTACGTGCCAGAGTCATTTCCCATGCTTTAAAGGAAACCATGATCGAAAGTGACAAGGTCATCATTATGGGACATAAACATCCCGACATGGATGCCATTGGAGCGGCCATCGGCATTCGAAAAGTGGCTCAAATGAATCAGCGTGAAGGATACGTTGTCTTAAACTTTAATGAAATCGATAATGGTGTGAAGCGATTGATGAAGGAGATTAAAGTAAATTCCGATCTTCATTCCCGATTCATCACTCCCGAGGAAGCACTCGAAATGGCGACAGAGGATACGCTGCTCGTGGTGGTCGATACCCACAAGCCTTCTATGGTCATTGAAGAAAGGCTTTTAAATAAAATGGATAAAGTCGTGGTGATCGATCATCATCGACGCGGAGAAGACTTTATTAAAAACCCATTACTTGTTTATATGGAGCCATATGCCTCTTCTACAGCAGAACTTGTGACGGAGCTATTGGAATATCAGCCTAAACATGAAAAAATCACGATGCTTGAAGCGACTTCCCTGTTGGCAGGAATCATTGTGGATACGAAGAGCTTTACACTTCGAACGGGATCGAGAACCTTTGATGCTGCTTCCTATTTAAGGGCACAAGGGGCAGATACCGTATTAGTCCAAAAGTTCCTCAAAGAGGACGTCGATACCTATATAAAACGTTCAAGGTTAATCGAATCGGTTAAATTTTTCCGTGAAGGCGTTGCGATTGCGAAAGCAGAAGATGATGTCATTTATGATCCCGTCCTGATTGCACAGGCAGCGGATACGTTATTGACCATGGATGAAGTGATTGCTTCCTTCGTCATCTCTAAGCGGGACCCGGAAACAATCGGGATCAGTGCCCGTTCTTTAGGTGATGTGAACGTACAAATCATTATGGAAAACTTAAACGGTGGAGGTCATTTAACAAACGCCGCTACTCAAATAAAGCAAGCATCTGTATCAGAAGCTGAAGAACAGCTGAAGGAAGCATTAAATGATTATTTTGAAGGGAGAAAAGAGATATGA
- a CDS encoding YybS family protein translates to MKNPRVLTEGALMLAIFTVLLLLALYVPLIGTLAFFVLPLPLILFSSKYSLLNSFYVMIGSLGLSFLFGGLIALPVAFMVATTGVVIGWCVKAKVDKMRLFMASSLTLVINIVIGFVFSILLFNVNIIEDSLAESKAAYYSLFEKLGQEPDKRLIESLDSSIDLIQTLMPTLFLGIAVVMALLFMLINFPIMKRLGREVPVFKPFREWKLPKSILWYYLLTLVLSMILQPEKGTYAYTALLNVLYVLQTLMAVQGLSFLYFFAHIKGWSKGILVLITIISIPLLYLVRILGIIDLGFDLRQRLQRKS, encoded by the coding sequence TTGAAAAATCCCCGTGTGTTAACGGAAGGTGCGCTTATGCTCGCCATCTTTACTGTTTTACTGTTGTTGGCTTTATATGTTCCGCTTATTGGGACTCTTGCCTTTTTCGTATTGCCCCTCCCTCTTATTCTGTTTAGTTCTAAGTATTCGTTACTGAATTCTTTTTACGTAATGATCGGATCGTTAGGGTTATCCTTCTTGTTTGGAGGGCTCATTGCGCTGCCTGTCGCCTTCATGGTTGCGACGACCGGGGTCGTGATTGGGTGGTGTGTGAAAGCGAAAGTAGATAAAATGAGGCTGTTTATGGCGTCAAGCCTCACACTTGTCATCAATATTGTAATTGGTTTTGTTTTTTCTATCCTACTCTTCAATGTTAATATTATAGAAGATAGCTTAGCTGAATCGAAGGCCGCTTATTATTCTTTATTTGAGAAGCTTGGTCAGGAACCGGACAAGAGATTGATCGAAAGTCTGGACAGCTCCATTGATCTTATTCAGACGTTGATGCCTACATTGTTCCTGGGAATTGCTGTCGTAATGGCTCTGTTGTTTATGCTGATCAACTTTCCCATCATGAAGCGTTTAGGGAGAGAGGTACCCGTATTTAAACCATTTAGAGAATGGAAGCTTCCCAAGAGTATCCTTTGGTATTATTTACTTACCTTAGTCCTATCCATGATTCTGCAGCCGGAGAAAGGAACGTATGCCTATACGGCTCTTCTGAATGTTTTGTATGTATTGCAAACATTGATGGCGGTACAAGGCTTGTCTTTCCTCTATTTCTTCGCTCATATAAAAGGATGGTCAAAAGGAATTTTGGTATTAATTACAATCATTTCGATTCCTCTTCTTTATCTCGTGCGAATTTTAGGTATAATTGACTTAGGATTTGATCTAAGACAACGCCTACAACGCAAGTCATAG